The Bifidobacteriaceae bacterium genome segment CCGTCGCGGCCGTCGCCCTGGTCGGGACCGTGGTGTACGCCACGGCTCGGGGGCCCAAGCTGACGGCGGAGCCGCGCGCCGGCGAACCCGTGCCCGCCGTGGTGGCGAGCCCCGCCGACTACGACGCGGTCTACGCGGCCCTGGAGAAGGGCTGGCGGGCGCAAGAGGGCGGCCGACTGGGCTGGGGCGCGGCCCAGGGTGACGATGCCGTCTCGCTGGAAAGCGCCGGGGACAGGTCGCTCGCGGCGGAGGACTCGGCCCCCGTGCCGGCCATGACCGGACCGGGCGAATACACCGGCACGAACGTCCAAGTCGAGGGGATCGACGAGGGCGACATCGTCAAGACTGACGGGCGGACCATCTTCATCGGATCAAACAACGAGGTCCGGTTGGTCAAGGCCGCGGGCTCTGACACGGCCGAGGTGGCCCGGATCGACATCGCCGCCAAGGCCGCCGAAGTGGCGGACGCGGCGGAAGACGCCGCGACCGTTGGGGCCGTGCCCACCGTCGGGGACCTGCTGCTCGACGGGGACGTGTTGGCCGTGGTGACGCACTGGTTCACGCAGGTGGCGCTGCCGGAGGCGACCAGCGAGGAAGACATTTACTACGGGGGCTGGACCGAGAACGTCTCGGCCGTGGCCCTGCTCTACGACGTGTCCAACCCGGCCAAGCCGCAGTTCCTGACCAGCCTGGGCCAGGACGGCTCATACCGGACGTCGCGGCTGGCGGACGGCAAGCTTTATCTGGTGTCGGACTACTGGGTGCCCGGCCAGGACCAGGTGGACCCGGCCGATCCGGCCACCTTCACGCCCTGCGTCACCCGCGACGGCCGCGCCGCCGTGATGGAGCCGGCAGACCTCACCGTCTGGAAGGAGCCGACCGGAACCCAGTACGTGGTGCTCTCCGTGATCGACCTGGCCAGCGCCGAGCGGGTGGGCCAGCGCGCTGTCTTGGGCGGAGGCGACACGGTCTACATGAGCCACGGCAACCTGTACCTGGCCGCCAGCCAGTGGCGTCCCGAGGGGCTGGGCGCGTTCTTGTCCCAGTTCGGGATTGGCGTCGGCTCGACGGCGCCCGTCACGCAGGTGGTCCGGGTCTCCCTGGACACCGACGAGTTGACCGTGGCCGCCGAGGGCACGGTGCCGGGCGTGGTGGTTGACCAGTTCGCGCTCGACGAATACGAGTCGAACCTGCGGATCGCGACCACCATCGCCTCGGTCGACGGCGTGGAGCCGGTTCGCGCGGCCCTGTTCGTGCTGTCCCCCGACCTGACGGTGATCGGGAAAATCCCGGAGCTGATGCGCGACGAGACGATCCAGTCGGTGCGTTTCACCGGCCCCACGGGCTACGTGGTGACGTTCCGCCAAACCGACCCGCTGTTCGCCCTCGACCTGGCGGACCCGGCGAGCCCCAAGGTCATGAGCGCGCTGAAGATCACCGGGTTCAGCGCCTACCTGCATCCGTGGGGCGAGGACGAGTTGATCGGTCTGGGCTACGCCGGGAACGAGCAGGGTCTGACCGGAGGGCTCCAACTGGTCCTGTTCGACACCTCGGATCCGTTCGACGTCAGCGTCCGCTCCGCCCTGGACGTGAACCCCCCGGCTGACTCCGGCCTCAGCAGCGGGGAGTCCTACCTCGATTCGGACGCGCTGTGGGACCACCGCGCCGTCATGGCGGACCCCGCCAAGGACACGATCGGCTTCCCGGCGCGTTCTTGGGACTACCAGAGCGGGATGCCCGCGCTGTACTACTTGCTCTACGCCCACTCCGAGGCTTCGGGCTTCGAACTGCGCGCCTCCCTCACACTGCCCGAGCTTTGGTCCAACATGGGTTACCCGATCCGTGGCCTGCGGATCGGCTCCGACCTCTATGTGGTGAGCGGAAGCGGGGTCGTGGTTTGGGACGGCACGTCGCTGAACCAGCTGCAGGAAGTGGCGTTCACCGGCTGACGGCCGGGCCGCGGCGGGACAACCGGCCTTGGGCCGGGCGTGGGTTACAGCCGGTCCGGGTATACCCGGACCGGCTTGGCGTCC includes the following:
- a CDS encoding beta-propeller domain-containing protein produces the protein MNDPIFRAMRDQMRPSPELLGRLSYRLEAEPGAGAGATASANAAEPATPGAGHTPSAQTRRGAAPNGNSGGGGAGSRGPGRGGDAHRRRRPSVPLLATAAVAAVALVGTVVYATARGPKLTAEPRAGEPVPAVVASPADYDAVYAALEKGWRAQEGGRLGWGAAQGDDAVSLESAGDRSLAAEDSAPVPAMTGPGEYTGTNVQVEGIDEGDIVKTDGRTIFIGSNNEVRLVKAAGSDTAEVARIDIAAKAAEVADAAEDAATVGAVPTVGDLLLDGDVLAVVTHWFTQVALPEATSEEDIYYGGWTENVSAVALLYDVSNPAKPQFLTSLGQDGSYRTSRLADGKLYLVSDYWVPGQDQVDPADPATFTPCVTRDGRAAVMEPADLTVWKEPTGTQYVVLSVIDLASAERVGQRAVLGGGDTVYMSHGNLYLAASQWRPEGLGAFLSQFGIGVGSTAPVTQVVRVSLDTDELTVAAEGTVPGVVVDQFALDEYESNLRIATTIASVDGVEPVRAALFVLSPDLTVIGKIPELMRDETIQSVRFTGPTGYVVTFRQTDPLFALDLADPASPKVMSALKITGFSAYLHPWGEDELIGLGYAGNEQGLTGGLQLVLFDTSDPFDVSVRSALDVNPPADSGLSSGESYLDSDALWDHRAVMADPAKDTIGFPARSWDYQSGMPALYYLLYAHSEASGFELRASLTLPELWSNMGYPIRGLRIGSDLYVVSGSGVVVWDGTSLNQLQEVAFTG